A window of the Henckelia pumila isolate YLH828 chromosome 3, ASM3356847v2, whole genome shotgun sequence genome harbors these coding sequences:
- the LOC140886183 gene encoding calcium-dependent protein kinase 8-like: protein MGNCCVTPGFPEKKKKNKPNPYSIDYVGNYGSKDTTVLKDPTGHNVTDRYDLGRELGRGEFGITYLCTDLETGEKFACKSISKKKLRTAVDIEDVRREVEIMKHMPKHPNIVTLKDTYEDDIAVNIVMELCEGGELFDRIVARGHYTERAAAAVMKTIIEVVQMCHRHGVMHRDLKPENFLFANKKETSPLKAIDFGLSVFFKHGERFNEIVGSPYYMAPEVLKRNYGPEVDVWSAGVILYILLCGVPPFWAETEQGVAQAIIKSVIDFKRDPWPKVSDNAKDLVKKMLDPDPNRRLTAHQVLEHPWIQNAKKAPNVSLGETVKARLKQFSVMNKLKKRALRVVAEHLSVEEVAGIKEAFDMMDSRKKGKVDLKELKVGLQKLGYQIPDEDLHILVEAADVDGDGTLNYGEFVAVSVYLKKMANDEHLRKAFSYFDQNETGYIEMEELRDALSDEDDGNNEEVIIAIMHDVDTDKDGRINYQEFAAMMKAGTDWRKASRQYSRERFNSLSLKLMRDGSLNLTDQGP, encoded by the exons ATGGGAAATTGCTGCGTGACTCCTGGTTTTCCggagaagaaaaagaagaacaaACCGAACCCGTATTCGATTGATTATGTGGGAAATTATGGATCCAAGGATACAACCGTGTTGAAAGATCCTACTGGGCATAACGTAACTGACAGATACGATCTCGGCCGCGAGCTCGGTAGAGGTGAATTTGGAATCACGTATCTGTGCACTGATTTGGAGACGGGAGAGAAATTTGCCTGCAAGTCTATATCCAAGAAGAAGCTTAGAACTGCCGTGGATATTGAGGATGTTAGAAGGGAGGTTGAAATCATGAAGCATATGCCTAAACACCCAAATATTGTGACGTTGAAGGACACTTATGAGGATGATATTGCCGTGAATATAGTAATGGAGTTGTGTGAAGGAGGTGAACTGTTTGATCGAATTGTGGCGAGGGGGCATTACACCGAGCGAGCAGCTGCAGCTGTCATGAAAACCATTATAGAAGTTGTTCAG ATGTGCCACCGACATGGAGTGATGCATCGTGATCTCAAACCAGAAAATTTCCTTTTTGCAAACAAGAAAGAAACATCTCCCTTAAAAGCAATTGACTTTGGATTGTCAGTTTTTTTCAAACATG GTGAGCGATTTAATGAGATTGTTGGAAGTCCATACTACATGGCTCCAGAGGTTCTGAAACGGAACTACGGCCCAGAGGTTGATGTTTGGAGCGCTGGAGTTATCCTCTATATTCTTCTTTGTGGTGTTCCTCCTTTCTGGGCAG AAACCGAGCAAGGGGTGGCACAAGCAATTATTAAATCTGTAATTGACTTTAAAAGAGATCCTTGGCCTAAAGTATCCGACAATGCAAAGGATCTTGTAAAGAAAATGCTTGATCCAGATCCTAACCGGCGCCTAACCGCTCATCAAGTACTCG AGCATCCTTGGATACAAAATGCAAAAAAGGCACCAAACGTTTCACTTGGAGAGACCGTGAAAGCAAGGCTCAAGCAATTTTCTGTGATGAATAAGCTCAAAAAACGAGCTCTAAGG GTTGTGGCTGAGCACTTGTCTGTGGAGGAAGTGGCTGGAATCAAGGAAGCTTTTGATATGATGGACTCTCGAAAGAAGGGTAAAGTTGACCTCAAAGAACTTAAAGTTGGTCTGCAAAAGCTTGGTTATCAGATACCTGATGAGGATCTTCACATCCTAGTGGAAGCT GCGGATGTTGATGGAGACGGAACTTTAAACTATGGAGAGTTTGTTGCTGTATCCGTATACCTCAAGAAAATGGCGAATGACGAACATTTACGCAAAGCGTTTTCGTATTTTGATCAGAACGAGACTGGATACATAGAGATGGAAGAGCTGCGGGATGCTTTGAGTGATGAAGATGATGGGAACAATGAAGAAGTTATAATTGCCATCATGCATGATGTGGACACAGATAAG GATGGGCGTATAAATTACCAAGAATTTGCTGCGATGATGAAAGCTGGTACGGACTGGCGAAAAGCATCCAGACAGTATTCTCGTGAGAGATTCAATAGCCTTAGCTTGAAGTTAATGAGGGATGGTTCTCTAAATTTGACTGACCAGGGTCCATAA
- the LOC140891102 gene encoding glutathione hydrolase 1-like produces MASLFLPWLVSLCLFLLFSPRLSSGAASPRRQRIIAHNGVVAADHGQCSTIGVDILRIGGHAVDAAVAAALCLGVVSPASSGIGGGAFMLVRTSDGTTRAFDMRESAPKLASQDMYAGNAALKGTGALSVAVPGELAGLHKVWKIYGKIPWNRLVTPAAHIAQSGFKISPFLYMQMTKTETGIMADKGLREIFTKNGSLLKPGDTCYNKKLARTLTEIARNGIKAFYNGSIGLKLIEDVKKAGGILTMEDLKNYQVKLREPVSIEVFGVNILGMPPPSSGGAAMSLILNILDRYRGLWNISDSLMAHRVIEALKHAFAVRMNLGDPDFVNVKDVLKDMESKDFAAELKKTILDNMTFNSSHYGGRWNQIHDHGTSHLSVVDRKRNAISLTTTINAYFGSKLMSTSTGIILNNEMDDFSMPANSSNIVPPPAPANFIVPGKRPLSSMAPTIILERGQLKAVTGASGGAMIIAATTEVFLNHFVRGMDPLSSVMAPRCYHELIPNVVKFENWTTPIGDHIEVSEQIRAALEKKGHVLQSLAGGSICQFIVQELRKSNLGQLIAVSDPRKGGYPAGF; encoded by the exons ATGGCAT CTCTGTTCTTGCCGTGGCTGGTCTCATTATGCCTATTTCTTTTATTCTCTCCCAGACTGAGTTCAGGTGCAGCCAGCCCGAGACGCCAACGAATCATCGCACATAATGGCGTTGTGGCCGCTGATCATGGCCAATGCTCCACCATTGGGGTCGACATCCTCCGAATAGGTGGCCACGCTGTTGATGCAGCGGTGGCTGCTGCCCTCTGCCTAGGAGTTGTCAGCCCTGCATCTAGCGGCATTGGTGGCGGTGCGTTTATGCTCGTTCGAACATCTGATGGCACCACGCGAGCATTCGACATGAGGGAGAGCGCACCCAAGTTAGCTTCCCAA GATATGTATGCAGGAAATGCTGCTCTTAAAGGCACCGGCGCCCTCTCTGTAGCAGTTCCAGGAGAACTTGCGGGACTTCATAAAGTCTGGAAAATATACGGGAAAATTCCTTGGAACAGACTTGTAACACCTGCTGCTCATATAGCACAGAGTGGGTTCAAAATATCACCATTTCTATACATGCAGATGACAAAAACAGAGACAGGAATCATGGCAGATAAAGGGCTTCGCGAAATATTCACGAAAAACGGTTCTCTCCTGAAGCCAGGTGATACATGCTACAACAAGAAACTAGCCAGAACATTAACCGAAATAGCAAGAAATGGGATCAAAGCTTTCTATAACGGTTCCATTGGGCTAAAACTAATCGAAGACGTGAAGAAAGCTGGCGGAATATTGACAATGGAAGACTTGAAGAATTACCAAGTTAAACTAAGAGAACCAGTTTCTATTGAAGTTTTTGGGGTCAACATACTTGGAATGCCGCCACCTTCTTCTGGGGGTGCTGCAATGTCACTC ATTCTAAATATCCTGGATCGATATCGAGGGCTGTGGAATATTTCTGATTCCCTTATGGCCCATAGAGTAATTGAAGCTCTGAAGCATGCATTTGCCGTGAGGATGAATCTTGGAGATCCTGACTTCGTCAATGTGAAAGATGTCCTGAAAGATATGGAATCAAAAGATTTTGCAGCAGAGTTGAAAAAAACCATCTTGGACAACATGACATTCAATTCCAGCCACTACGGTGGAAG GTGGAACCAGATCCACGACCATGGCACCAGCCACCTCTCTGTAGTGGACAGGAAACGCAATGCCATCTCCTTGACTACCACTATTAATGCATACTTTGGCTCTAAATTGATGTCAACAAGCACAGGGATTATTCTAAACAATGAAATGGATGATTTCTCAATGCCTGCAAATAGTTCCAATATTGTTCCACCACCAGCTCCTGCCAACTTCATAGTCCCTGGTAAAAGACCTTTATCATCAATGGCACCGACTATAATCCTTGAG CGTGGACAACTAAAAGCAGTAACTGGGGCAAGTGGAGGAGCAATGATAATTGCAGCAACAACAGAAGTTTTCTTGAATCATTTTGTGAGGGGAATGGATCCACTCTCGTCTGTTATGGCTCCAAGATGCTATCATGAG CTCATCCCTAATGTAGTGAAGTTTGAGAACTGGACAACGCCCATAGGTGATCACATTGAAGTTTCAGAACAAATCAGGGCTGCTCTAGAGAAGAAGGGCCACGTTCTACAAAGTCTTGCAGGTGGATCAATATGCCAATTCATTGTTCAAGAATTGAGAAAGTCAAATCTTGGGCAGCTAATTGCTGTAAGTGACCCGAGAAAGGGTGGATATCCTGCTGGTTTTTAA
- the LOC140887667 gene encoding uncharacterized protein isoform X1: MLPMSKSDQEGEPNPLYIANSAACAEPWWRSKGCNSFSSVIMQGSVSDSSSLEQSLDGQLQSEGGISEKDDHTSKRSLIVIPSPPELMISMSKSDRNHRQEDMNLQQVVPTIHPNGNLMQPSQLQQVGHSLGFGAYPYDLYYGGVMAA; encoded by the exons ATGTTGCCAATGTCTAAAAGTGACCAAGAAGGAGAACCGAACCCTTTGTATATAGCGAATTCTGCTGCGTGTGCCGAACCATGGTGGAGAAGCAAGGGATGTAATTCCTTTTCCTCTGTAATAATGCAAGGAAGTGTTTCGGATTCTTCATCCCTGGAACAATCTTTGGATGGACAATTGCAGTCTGAGGGTGGAATAAGCGAGAAAGATGACCACACTTCCAAACGATCATTAATTGTTATACCTTCACCGCCGG AACTAATGATATCAATGTCAAAGTCAGACCGAAATCATCGGCAGGAGGACATGAATCTCCAACAAGTTGTGCCTACAATCCATCCCAATGGGAATCTCATGCAGCCTTCACAACTCCAGCAAGTTGGCCATTCACTT GGATTTGGTGCATACCCTTATGATCTGTATTATGGAGGAGTGATGGCTGCTTAA
- the LOC140887667 gene encoding uncharacterized protein isoform X2 translates to MLPMSKSDQEGEPNPLYIANSAACAEPWWRSKGCNSFSSVIMQGSVSDSSSLEQSLDGQLQSEGGISEKDDHTSKRSLIVIPSPPDRNHRQEDMNLQQVVPTIHPNGNLMQPSQLQQVGHSLGFGAYPYDLYYGGVMAA, encoded by the exons ATGTTGCCAATGTCTAAAAGTGACCAAGAAGGAGAACCGAACCCTTTGTATATAGCGAATTCTGCTGCGTGTGCCGAACCATGGTGGAGAAGCAAGGGATGTAATTCCTTTTCCTCTGTAATAATGCAAGGAAGTGTTTCGGATTCTTCATCCCTGGAACAATCTTTGGATGGACAATTGCAGTCTGAGGGTGGAATAAGCGAGAAAGATGACCACACTTCCAAACGATCATTAATTGTTATACCTTCACCGCCGG ACCGAAATCATCGGCAGGAGGACATGAATCTCCAACAAGTTGTGCCTACAATCCATCCCAATGGGAATCTCATGCAGCCTTCACAACTCCAGCAAGTTGGCCATTCACTT GGATTTGGTGCATACCCTTATGATCTGTATTATGGAGGAGTGATGGCTGCTTAA